The Alnus glutinosa chromosome 1, dhAlnGlut1.1, whole genome shotgun sequence region CTACCACTCGaataggcataacccaagccaGCCCTACACTGCTAAAGATAGTGTTCCAAAGAGCACTGTCAATGTCAAAATGGAGCAGAAGGTGATCCACTGACTCtccactctttttacacatgcAACGTCAATCAATCACAATGATCTTGTgtctcttcctaagattgttcatggtgaggatcttccctaatatgaccaaccaaACAAATAACGTCACTCTCAAGGGAACCTTATTATGTCAAATACTCCTCTAAAAAAAGAGAGTTCTATCATGGAgaacaatcatatatatattttttttgctaagtaTTTGTAGTATGATCTAACATCGAACAAACCTCTCTGGGAAGGTACCCAATAAAGCTTGTCTTTACCACCTCGTCTCAATATGAAGGAAcacaacaaattgaagaatgaGGTAAAagatccacctcccaatcgtgagctGCACTAAGAAAGTAAACATTCCACTAATCAGAGGCACTAGAAATATCCAAATGACTTGCCACAATAGCTTCTTTGAATCGGGCAATACTGAACAAATTTGGAAAAGCGATCTTGAGGGCTTGATCTCCATACCACACGTCATGCCAGAATCTAATTTTGGAGCCGTTACCTACTTCAAATCTAGTATGACTAGAAAGCTATGTCCAACTCCTAATATTTTCCAAAGCCCATTCCCATACGACCCATTAACCTCATTTGAACaccaccccctccccccccacgagctgccatatttagaatccagTTCCACCCTCCATAAGGCCTCTCTCTCATGAGCATAGTGCCAAAGCCACTTCCCCAAAAGAGCTCGGTTGAACGAAAGAAATTTTCAGACCCCCAACCCTCCTTTAGAAATTGGAGTACATACCTTAGGCCAGCTaaccaagtgaaatttgaactcttcactaatgccaccccacaaaaaatTCCATTGCAACTTCTCTATGCGATTGGCAACACTGACCAGGAGGGGAAAAAAAGACATGAAGTAAGTATGCAGATTAGATAAAGTGCTTTTAATCAAGGTAACTCTCTCACCCTTTAACAAGCACATCCTCTTCCATCCAACTAGCCAAACAGTGTTCTATCTTCTAATGTTGTCCCAAATAGATTTGGCTTGAAACTTGACATGGTCATGCCTTTTTCAATATCCAACTTGCATAACACACCTAGTTCCCCAGATCTCATCCTACTATCAAGGCACTCGTTGGTAGATAACAGAGTTTAGAATCTGCCTATCCTCGATGAAAGCATTTTGAGGCTTGGAAATGATCTTCTCCATTACCAATTTCAACTTGTTAGCTAGAACTTTGGCAACAACTTTGTATGCTCCACCCATTAAGCTAATAGGTCGAAAATCCTTAATGTTAACAGCCCCCGATTTCTTTGGTATAAGAGCAATGAAGGTGGCATTGAGGCTTCttgttaaataataaataacaattgtTGCCTATATGTAATGGTCTATCAAACAAAGATCAATCTAAATAATGTAGGCTACAAGCTCAAGGTCATATTGAAGTTCCAGAGAATCTTTTAAAGCAAACATGGATCCAGATAGGCATTTATACATGTCTCTAAGAAAAACAGTGACCAAAGGATAGCATCCCACTTTAATAGAGGCATTTTTCTTGATATGACTATGGACAAATGAGCATAAACTGATGCCATGCTTTAGAACAGATAAAAAAGAATCACTCACCATTAATCAGGATAACATACATAACCATATGGTTAACAATTGTCTCATTATCTTTTTCCCCCTACAAACATCAGACGAACATCTCATGATATGTCAATAGTCATTGTTATTTCaatgatttttcatcacttcaATATGCAACCGCTTATGGTAACATTTAATTGCATGAATTGAACAGCCAACAAAAGCAAGAGAAAGTTAACTTCATAAAAACCAAATGAAATTGTTCGATGCAACCAACATAATTGCCTAGTACTAgcatgacaatatatatattttttttttggtactagCATGACAATATTAACAAGGTGAAGAAGGGTAAAACGAACATCACTTTGGCACAAAACATTTCCTCAATTTACAAACACTTAGTATAATCAAACAATCATTAATCCTTAATCAtgatgaattttatttattaacaaCAAAAACCTAGAAGAATGATCACATGCACTTACTTTCCGGTAAAGAggtcttcttttcttctctgtcAACTCATTTCTCTCCTCAGCAAGATCTCTGATTTCTTCCTCTAAAATCTTACCCTTCTTTCCAAATGTATGATCCAACTCAGCCAGCTTCTCTTCAAGTTTTTTGTCAATGGCATTAAGCTTCTCTAACAGTATGTCATCCCTCTCTTTCATGTCATCAAACTCTtccacatcatcatcatctccttgAATCATTTGCTTTGCCTTCTCAAATCCAGCATGCTCCAAAAGTTCAGCAGAGGCCCCAACTTGTTCGTGTTGAATAACTCCGAAATTGGCAGGATTCTTAGGATCATAAGCTTCCTTCCACTCCACCAACCTCATAGCCCTATTTAGTTTCTGCTGAAGAATGAATTTATCCTTTCCCTCTGCTACTTTCAAACGGTTCATCAACTCACCAATGACCCGATACTCGAGCCGAAGTTGGAAATGCTTTTGCTCaaacttgtctattttattcatcCATTTGAAGGCATCATCAAGTGTATCTGTTTGATAATACCAAAAAGAATCCAGATCaatttgcatttaaaaaaaaaaaaaactctctttctctctctctctcacacacacgcGCATCCACGCATATATTACTGGTAAGCAGTTCATGAACTCCAGGGGACTTGAATGCATAACCTTACCCACCACACACCACCCCCTTCTTATGGGGAGTGGAATTGCCATTTGAACCAAAAGACATTGGCTAAACCAACTCATTCTtcgaaataaagaaaatatatggaaCATGATGTTTGAAACACAAAAAATGTCAAATATTCAAaggccttttttctttctttctttctttccttcttcttcttctctctcttgttcttttcttttccttccccCCCATATTTTAGCAGTTTCTCTTGCTTCCAGAGCAATCCAAGATTTTTCActaaacatttgaaaaaaaagaagtgaatcTATTAAACAAACCATAATTGAAAATGTAATGCAAAAGAACGGGAAAagtgtattaattaaatttaatattttctgcTGAGTTAcaaagaagaataataaataaattctacTACCGAAATATTAGATCAGACTTTATTTATTAGAGCATCATACTTTCCTCAGCGACCAAAAAGTgtactcttttttgtttttgacaaGTAATAGAAATTTCATTGGGGAAAAATAACCCCCAAAGCCCGTAAGTAAGCACTTTATTCACTGTAAATCTAGTAAAATAGATATAACAttcaattttcatttcttttcctacactttctaactAACCAAAACTAAATCCTATTTATTTCCACTAAAAACTACAAACATAAAAAGCAAGGTATCAATCAAAACATGCTGGAAAATAAAGCACCCGAATCCAATCTCTAATTTCCATTTTCTATACTTCTCCCACACTTTCTAAGCTACCAAACACATCACTTCCACTCAACATtacaaacaaaacaaggaaTGAACTGTAAGCCCAGTTTTCAATATTCATTTTCAAGTCCTTTCTTACGCTTTCTAAGGAGGAAACACACGGTACGAACTTGTCCCACCGAACATtaataaccaaaactcaaaCCATCTAAACAAACAAGGCCACATTTCATACCAGCCTCGGTAAAGTTCTTGAGCAATTCCTCGTGCCGCTTGAACTTCCTCTCGAACTCGTCCCGCCTCTTCTCCATGGCTTCACGGCTAAAACGCTCGTCGTCGTCGTCGCTATCTGAGTCCGTACGCTCTTCGTACTGGTGCAAGTCCCCAGTGTCCTTGAGCTTCTGCTTCTCCTTCTCAAGCTTCTCTATCAATGGAGCAACCCCCATGTAGTCCTCCTCATCCTCAGCGTCAATGTCTTTGGTGTCCAAGCCAGTCCTTTTCTtctgctctctttctctctgcctctctctctccacgTCCGCCAGAAGTTCCTGGATCACCCTGTTTGAGGCAGTGGAGTAATGGCTCTTGGTTAGAAATGAGAAATTCGGTGTTTGTGAGGTGGGAAACTGTGGGAAAGTGGAGATTTTCCGGGAATAGTGTAGTGGGTGTTTGGTGGGTCTCTTCAGGGCCTTATAGTGGAGGAGGACGCGTGACCATGAGAACTGCTGTGATTTGGCGgccattgttgttgttggtttgtTTGTTATCGATTCATTTGATTGGAGGTGAGAAGAAATGCCTGAGATTTTCCCTGGGGAAACAcacagaaaataagagaaattttGGCCAccaggggttagggtttttgctttttctttttttaatgcatgGCCCAATACTCCAC contains the following coding sequences:
- the LOC133855887 gene encoding uncharacterized protein LOC133855887, with product MAAKSQQFSWSRVLLHYKALKRPTKHPLHYSRKISTFPQFPTSQTPNFSFLTKSHYSTASNRVIQELLADVERERQREREQKKRTGLDTKDIDAEDEEDYMGVAPLIEKLEKEKQKLKDTGDLHQYEERTDSDSDDDDERFSREAMEKRRDEFERKFKRHEELLKNFTEADTLDDAFKWMNKIDKFEQKHFQLRLEYRVIGELMNRLKVAEGKDKFILQQKLNRAMRLVEWKEAYDPKNPANFGVIQHEQVGASAELLEHAGFEKAKQMIQGDDDDVEEFDDMKERDDILLEKLNAIDKKLEEKLAELDHTFGKKGKILEEEIRDLAEERNELTEKKRRPLYRKGFDVKLIDVNRTCKVTKGGQVVKYTAILACGNYHGVVGYAKAKGPAIPIALQKAYEKCFQNLHYVERHEEHTIAHAIQTTYKKTKVYLWPAPTRTGMKAGKTVQTILNLAGFKNIKSKVVGSRNPHNTVKVLFKALNAIETPKDVQEKFGRTVVEKYLL